The following coding sequences are from one Venturia canescens isolate UGA chromosome 5, ASM1945775v1, whole genome shotgun sequence window:
- the Mic26-27 gene encoding MICOS complex subunit MIC27, translated as MQGVKLFKKFLMPCGLCAAVPVLKPASPDKNFPSNVTNETQEPVLIRPSELPIYVAEESCVKAKPCENQVSAPFIENGFGTIRKGVQGLFSEYSAVTEGFNNKISTGYEHSLLMLDYLREESNMMPRLGAVGIGGLAGLIFSLRGGKFKRFIYTSTGALSVAAVCYPKQAQESFSLVKHYANIGYNFVYGVKPGDANQLEIKWPEMPKVELPKSTSDFAELASSFTSAVGSLLSKATDALTDNTEKKEPSTESKPKAD; from the exons ATGCAGGGAGTGAAG CTTTTTAAGAAATTCCTGATGCCCTGTGGACTCTGTGCCGCTGTACCGGTGCTCAAACCTGCATCGCCTGACAAAAATTTCCCGTCGAATGTCACTAATGAAACCCAAGAACCAGTCCTCATTCGGCCTTCTGAGTTACCAATTTATGTAGCTGAGGAATCATGTGTGAAGGCGAAGCCGTG tGAAAACCAAGTTTCAGCACCTTTCATTGAAAATGGCTTTGGCACCATCCGCAAAGGTGTTCAAGGATTGTTTTCTGAATACTCAGCGGTTACGGAAGGTTTCAATAACAAAATTAGCACCGGATACGAACACAGTTTAT TGATGCTGGACTATCTTCGAGAGGAAAGTAACATGATGCCTCGTTTAGGAGCTGTCGGCATTGGTGGTTTGGCAGGTCTGATATTTAGTTTGAGAGGTGGAAAATTCAAGCGATTTATATACACTAGCACTGGAGCTCTATCGGTAGCTGCTGTATGTTATCCGAAACAGGCTCAGGAGAGCTTCAGCCTAGTCAAGCATTATGCCAATATCGGCTACAATTTCGTCTATGGCG TGAAACCCGGTGACGCTAATCAACTGGAAATCAAATGGCCTGAAATGCCAAAAGTGGAGTTACCGAAGTCAACCTCAGATTTCGCTGAACTTGCTAGCAGTTTTACTTCCGCCGTTGGTTCTTTACTCAGCAAAGCAACTGATGCTCTGACCGACAACACCGAG AAAAAAGAACCTTCTACCGAGTCCAAACCTAAAGcggattaa
- the PpV gene encoding serine/threonine-protein phosphatase 6 catalytic subunit, producing the protein MSDIDKWIDIAKECKYLPENDLKKLCDMVCDLLLEESNIQPVSSPVTVCGDIHGQFYDLEELFRNGGPIPDTNYIFMGDFVDRGYYSLETFTRLLTLKAKWSDRITLLRGNHESRQITQVYGFYDECEMKYGNANAWKYCCRVFDLLTVAALIDEQVLCVHGGLSPAIRTLDQIRTIDRNQEIPHKGAFCDLLWSDPEDVETWTVSPRGAGWLFGSKVTHKFMEINDLKLICRAHQLVHEGYKYMFDNKLVTVWSAPNYCYRCGNIASILEFKSVDERNTVLFKAVPDNERVIPSLTVTPYFL; encoded by the exons ATGTCAGACATCGACAAATGGATAGATATTGCAAAAGAGTGCAAATATTTAccagaaaatgatctcaag AAATTGTGTGACATGGTGTGCGATTTGTTGCTGGAGGAGTCCAACATACAGCCGGTTTCGAGTCCGGTAACCGTTTGTGGAGATATTCATGGTCAG TTCTATGACCTGGAAGAATTATTTCGCAATGGTGGTCCCATTCCGGATACCAATTACATATTTATGGGCGATTTCGTTGATCGAGGATATTATAGCTTAGAAACATTTACTCGGCTTTTGACCCTCAAAGCTAAATGGTCCGACAGGATAACGCTTTTGCGTGGCAATCATGAGTCAAGACAAATTACTCAAGTCTACGGTTTCTATG aTGAGTGTGAAATGAAGTACGGAAATGCAAACGCATGGAAATATTGCTGCAGGGTGTTTGATTTACTTACAGTAGCTGCC TTAATCGACGAACAAGTACTTTGTGTGCACGGTGGTTTGTCGCCAGCCATTAGAACACTAGATCAAATTAGGACGATCGATAGAAATCAAGAAATTCCTCACAAAG GTGCGTTTTGCGATTTGCTGTGGTCTGATCCAGAGGATGTTGAAACATGGACCGTGAGTCCTCGTGGTGCTGGCTGGTTATTTGGCAGCAAAGTCACCCACAAATTCATGGAAATAAACGACCTCAAACTCATATGCAGAGCTCATCAATTAGTTCATGAAG GATACAAATACATGTTCGACAATAAGCTCGTAACAGTGTGGTCAGCGCCGAATTATTGTTATCGATGTGGCAACATCGCGAGCATATTGGAGTTCAAATCAGTCGACGAGAGAAACACGGTGTTGTTCAAAGCGGTGCCCGATAACGAGCGGGTGATTCCCTCGTTGACCGTAACACCATATTTCTTGTGA